Proteins from one Flavobacterium branchiarum genomic window:
- a CDS encoding serine hydrolase, producing the protein MNKQLFLYLTALLFTCSISGQEIKDFFSTLAKNDLFYGSVLVSQSGENIFSIFYGYSNADKKEKINKKSQFPIASVSKTFTAVAILQLKQKGKLNIEDPVQKYLLDFPYPNVSIKNLLSNTSGLGQEYHLFDNAIKQNPEKIFSNEDIIPALIDNKVQLSFAPGDKWEYNNVNFCIAALIVEKIAGISFGEYLEKNIFGPAKMKDSFLPKNRKLKAPNQVELYTYPNFYSTSVVNIQTLKEPFLIAEKSNFYGNGGIVSTAQDLQNYQKALFSYQILGKTELEEALTPSKLNDGKTASYRFDEKEIAYCLGWQTFTNDNNEKIVFHDGLISGLTSILMHNITKNNTVILISNTATPVFMIATEVLNLIDKKPYKMPSQNLSRVYGSLLEIGNKEKANHLIEEYLKNSSGYEATERDFNRLGYQFLRLQKTDNSLRTFAAATLIFPNSANIYDSYGEALLQNGKKEDAIKMYQKSIELNPNNENGKKVLKELL; encoded by the coding sequence ATGAACAAACAGTTATTTCTCTATTTAACAGCTTTACTTTTTACATGTAGTATCTCAGGACAAGAGATAAAAGATTTCTTTTCAACACTTGCTAAAAATGATCTTTTTTACGGCAGTGTTTTAGTTTCACAATCAGGAGAAAATATCTTTTCAATTTTTTATGGATATTCTAATGCAGATAAGAAAGAAAAAATCAATAAAAAATCTCAATTTCCAATTGCATCAGTATCAAAAACGTTTACTGCAGTAGCGATACTTCAACTTAAACAAAAAGGAAAATTGAACATTGAAGATCCTGTCCAAAAATATCTTCTGGATTTTCCTTATCCAAATGTTAGTATTAAAAACCTATTAAGCAATACTTCTGGGTTGGGGCAAGAATATCATCTATTTGATAATGCAATAAAACAAAATCCTGAAAAAATCTTTTCTAACGAAGATATTATACCTGCCTTAATCGATAATAAAGTACAACTTTCATTTGCTCCAGGAGACAAATGGGAATATAACAATGTTAACTTTTGTATAGCAGCATTAATAGTTGAAAAAATAGCTGGAATTAGTTTTGGAGAATATTTGGAAAAAAATATTTTCGGCCCCGCTAAAATGAAAGATTCATTTCTACCAAAAAACAGAAAGCTAAAAGCGCCGAATCAAGTAGAATTATACACGTATCCAAACTTTTACTCGACAAGCGTAGTAAATATTCAAACCTTAAAAGAGCCTTTTTTAATAGCTGAGAAAAGCAATTTTTATGGAAATGGTGGGATTGTAAGTACTGCTCAAGATTTGCAAAACTATCAAAAAGCATTATTTAGTTATCAGATTTTAGGCAAAACAGAATTAGAAGAAGCGCTCACGCCATCAAAGCTCAATGATGGAAAAACTGCTTCTTATCGTTTTGATGAAAAAGAGATTGCTTACTGTTTGGGCTGGCAAACATTTACTAATGATAATAACGAAAAAATAGTTTTTCATGATGGCTTAATTTCTGGACTAACATCAATTTTAATGCATAACATTACTAAAAACAATACTGTAATTTTGATATCTAATACAGCAACTCCTGTTTTTATGATAGCCACAGAAGTTTTGAATTTGATAGATAAGAAACCTTATAAAATGCCTTCACAGAATCTTTCGCGAGTATATGGTAGTTTACTTGAAATTGGAAATAAGGAAAAAGCGAATCATTTAATCGAAGAATATTTAAAAAATTCAAGTGGTTATGAAGCAACAGAGAGAGATTTTAATAGATTAGGTTATCAATTTCTTAGACTTCAAAAGACCGATAATTCATTGCGAACATTCGCTGCAGCAACATTAATTTTTCCAAATAGCGCCAATATATATGATAGCTATGGTGAAGCATTACTTCAAAATGGTAAAAAAGAGGATGCAATTAAGATGTATCAAAAATCTATTGAATTAAATCCAAATAATGAAAATGGTAAAAAAGTACTGAAAGAATTACTTTGA
- a CDS encoding DUF2185 domain-containing protein, producing MMKFFKKKENKEDNNFDNFPPIGGLMVSKMVVDENIKPQFMYREKRTRPEDSGWRIFTGYETEEYNDNPDNVGIYNPSTILKIDPSIQDILLKGVGSVYERSDASSEWYQVTDFDIEDDYITTHRLTEDWTIEINNLFERSIEEDGTLYYTTGDKSIRLIIWNSDQNKQELQLDYSKDIENRDQTNSKTLAKFDFSDSDVIRIGYLIEENDDEKTYSVLFGFSIIDKEVIQVAIYFDEVNDLDWATTTWKNIKIK from the coding sequence ATGATGAAATTTTTCAAAAAAAAAGAAAACAAAGAAGATAATAATTTCGATAACTTCCCTCCTATTGGCGGACTTATGGTTTCTAAAATGGTAGTTGATGAAAATATCAAACCACAATTTATGTATCGTGAAAAAAGAACTCGACCAGAAGATAGCGGTTGGAGAATTTTTACAGGATATGAAACAGAAGAATATAACGATAATCCGGATAATGTTGGAATTTACAATCCTTCCACTATTCTAAAAATTGACCCTTCAATTCAAGATATATTATTAAAAGGAGTTGGTTCTGTTTATGAAAGAAGTGATGCTAGTAGCGAATGGTATCAAGTGACAGATTTTGATATCGAGGATGATTATATCACTACTCATAGACTAACAGAAGATTGGACAATTGAAATCAATAATTTATTTGAACGTTCGATTGAAGAAGACGGAACTTTATATTATACAACTGGAGATAAATCTATAAGACTTATCATTTGGAACTCAGATCAAAACAAGCAAGAATTACAACTTGATTACAGTAAAGATATTGAAAATAGAGACCAAACAAATTCAAAAACGTTAGCTAAATTTGACTTTTCCGACAGTGATGTTATAAGAATTGGCTATTTAATCGAAGAGAATGATGATGAAAAAACGTATTCAGTACTTTTTGGATTTTCAATCATTGACAAAGAAGTAATACAAGTTGCTATATATTTTGACGAAGTAAATGATCTTGATTGGGCAACAACTACTTGGAAAAATATAAAAATTAAATAA
- a CDS encoding carboxypeptidase-like regulatory domain-containing protein, which translates to MYRIIIVVLLNINFLYGQETKISAQILDKNNNKIKFANIGIKDKDLGTISDENGLFSIYIPEKNLGDTLTISYVGYNEFKIKITDVIANKISQFVLEESINELSEVVILSDKIKEVAIGTKSYSSMVAGYVRVNNDKNKDIQEFAKEININKPIKIKSLSVNLFNVKVKTAKFRINFYSIKNNLPFENINQQNIILTHDIETGWNKFDISDYDVKLAKSFFISLEYIPDNDNTDEPFRYSGQLFGRSITRTSSLGNWKTKKGLSISIYLTANQSVGNISN; encoded by the coding sequence ATGTATCGAATTATCATCGTAGTATTACTAAATATCAATTTCCTTTATGGTCAGGAAACAAAAATAAGTGCTCAAATTTTAGACAAAAATAATAACAAAATAAAATTTGCAAATATCGGAATTAAGGACAAAGATTTAGGAACGATTTCAGACGAAAACGGTCTTTTTTCAATTTACATTCCTGAAAAGAACCTAGGAGATACTTTAACTATATCATATGTAGGATACAACGAATTTAAAATTAAAATCACAGATGTAATAGCGAATAAAATAAGCCAATTTGTTCTTGAAGAAAGTATCAATGAATTATCAGAAGTTGTTATTTTATCGGACAAAATCAAAGAAGTTGCTATTGGTACGAAATCGTATAGCTCTATGGTTGCAGGTTATGTTAGAGTCAATAATGACAAGAATAAAGATATTCAAGAATTTGCCAAAGAAATAAACATTAATAAGCCAATAAAAATTAAAAGCTTAAGTGTTAATTTATTTAATGTAAAAGTCAAAACTGCCAAGTTTAGAATAAATTTCTATAGTATAAAAAACAACTTACCTTTTGAAAATATAAATCAACAAAATATAATTTTGACCCACGATATTGAAACTGGTTGGAACAAATTTGATATATCTGATTATGATGTAAAATTAGCAAAATCATTTTTCATTTCATTAGAATATATTCCTGATAATGACAATACAGATGAACCTTTTCGATATAGTGGCCAATTGTTTGGAAGATCAATCACAAGAACGTCAAGTTTAGGAAATTGGAAAACAAAAAAAGGCTTATCAATATCAATATATTTAACTGCAAACCAATCGGTTGGTAATATATCAAATTAG
- a CDS encoding alpha/beta hydrolase: MNITFISNFFLLLLLVTLPEMVFSQSDDFTIQDVKFQSEGVTLAGSILTPKKPFAAVVIVHGSDPVKREMEFAKRLAKEGIAVLTYDKRGVGESGGVYVGPTVGTNNIDTTNLNLLSQDANAAVNTFRTYLKDKKTPIGLVVFSQAGWIIPIAAEKNPQIEFMVLFSCPTITTLEQLRFQFHTNGNNNYWENNTEAAAREHIKNDADRYQFTATDPKSSLNTLSIPGLWLFGEKDIQIPVKMCIEQLNTLKAQGKPFEYTLFSKLGHNTVFDNDTTPFDISIQWIKQKTLNNKR, from the coding sequence ATGAACATTACCTTTATTTCTAACTTCTTTCTTTTGTTGTTATTGGTAACCTTACCAGAAATGGTATTTTCTCAATCGGACGATTTTACCATTCAAGATGTAAAGTTTCAAAGTGAGGGCGTAACTCTTGCAGGCTCGATTTTAACGCCTAAAAAACCATTTGCAGCAGTTGTAATTGTTCATGGGTCTGATCCTGTAAAAAGAGAAATGGAGTTTGCTAAACGTCTTGCCAAAGAAGGAATCGCAGTATTGACATACGATAAACGTGGCGTTGGAGAATCTGGCGGCGTATATGTAGGACCAACTGTTGGTACTAATAATATTGATACTACAAATCTCAATTTATTATCTCAAGATGCAAATGCAGCAGTAAATACATTTCGAACCTATTTAAAAGATAAAAAAACACCTATCGGATTAGTTGTTTTTAGTCAAGCTGGATGGATAATTCCAATTGCAGCAGAGAAAAATCCACAAATAGAATTTATGGTTTTATTTAGTTGCCCAACAATTACGACTCTAGAACAACTTCGATTTCAGTTTCATACTAATGGAAATAATAATTATTGGGAAAATAATACAGAAGCAGCAGCTCGCGAACATATCAAAAATGATGCAGACCGTTATCAATTTACAGCAACTGATCCCAAAAGCTCTCTTAATACTCTTTCAATTCCAGGACTGTGGCTTTTTGGTGAAAAAGATATTCAGATTCCAGTAAAGATGTGTATAGAGCAATTAAACACATTGAAAGCTCAAGGCAAACCTTTCGAATATACTTTGTTTTCTAAATTAGGACACAATACAGTTTTTGACAATGATACAACACCTTTTGATATTTCGATTCAATGGATAAAGCAGAAAACTTTGAATAATAAGCGGTAA
- a CDS encoding DUF6934 family protein, with amino-acid sequence MNLNSNTYNISESVNDENEYLRYFFISEGSKKIIKIIDYQYVQKHENCNIYNLAFGNYDSENDTVVDDTISNNGDVYPVFKTVLSSIPKFFEMFPNDKIIIQGSDSTDEFLHKCKQNCTTKKCINSKCRKFNQRLRIYKKYVDKNYHDLIKEYIFYGGFKDEFNNS; translated from the coding sequence ATGAATTTAAATTCTAATACTTATAATATTTCAGAAAGCGTAAATGATGAAAATGAATATTTAAGATATTTTTTTATTAGTGAAGGCAGTAAAAAAATAATTAAAATTATAGATTATCAATACGTGCAAAAACATGAAAATTGCAATATTTATAATTTAGCTTTCGGAAATTATGATTCAGAAAATGATACAGTAGTCGATGATACTATCTCTAATAATGGTGATGTATATCCCGTTTTTAAAACAGTTTTAAGTAGTATTCCTAAGTTTTTTGAAATGTTCCCTAATGATAAAATTATAATTCAAGGAAGTGATAGTACAGACGAATTTCTACATAAATGCAAACAAAATTGTACAACGAAAAAGTGTATCAATAGTAAATGTCGTAAATTCAATCAAAGATTAAGAATTTACAAGAAATATGTAGATAAAAATTATCATGATTTAATTAAAGAGTATATCTTCTATGGTGGCTTTAAAGATGAGTTCAATAACTCATAA
- a CDS encoding GIY-YIG nuclease family protein → MEKLNQLKSYEIEMDSLFRDLYEEFNTTPFLKRVDLPKVRGIYVFYENREPIYVGRTNNIRSRIQLHTRKSSGSESASFAFNLAKKEYPKNEKPMKRKEFMQIDEFKEIFIKHKLNLSNIEYRCIAVENDILQTMFEPYLAFKLGTYPANNTFENH, encoded by the coding sequence ATGGAAAAATTAAATCAATTAAAGTCTTATGAAATTGAAATGGATTCTTTATTTAGAGATCTATATGAAGAATTTAATACTACTCCTTTTCTAAAAAGAGTAGATTTACCTAAAGTTAGAGGCATATATGTCTTTTATGAAAATAGAGAACCGATTTACGTTGGACGTACAAATAATATTCGTTCAAGAATTCAACTACATACAAGAAAAAGTTCTGGTAGTGAAAGTGCCAGTTTTGCTTTCAATCTTGCAAAGAAAGAATATCCGAAAAATGAAAAACCAATGAAAAGAAAAGAATTTATGCAAATCGACGAATTCAAAGAAATTTTCATAAAACACAAATTAAATTTATCTAACATTGAATATAGATGCATTGCTGTTGAAAATGATATTTTGCAAACAATGTTTGAGCCTTATCTTGCTTTCAAATTAGGAACATATCCAGCAAACAATACTTTTGAAAATCATTAA
- a CDS encoding helix-turn-helix domain-containing protein produces MSTQIKPNHIGRKISRIRELKDMKQEALAQAMGTNQQAVSIIENSEVVDEAKLIEVAKALGVSVDAIKNFSDEAVFNYFNSFYDNSQGTVGNHHCTFNPLDKLMESHAQQILLFERLVQAEKDKVDYLEKLLKEK; encoded by the coding sequence ATGAGTACACAAATAAAACCGAATCATATAGGACGAAAAATAAGCCGTATTCGTGAACTGAAAGACATGAAACAAGAAGCTTTAGCACAGGCAATGGGTACAAACCAGCAGGCTGTGTCGATAATAGAAAATAGTGAAGTTGTAGATGAAGCTAAATTAATTGAAGTCGCTAAAGCTTTGGGCGTAAGCGTTGATGCAATTAAGAATTTTTCGGATGAAGCTGTGTTTAATTACTTTAATAGTTTTTATGACAATAGTCAAGGTACTGTAGGTAATCATCATTGCACTTTCAATCCGCTTGATAAATTAATGGAATCTCACGCACAACAAATCCTACTTTTTGAGCGTTTGGTTCAAGCCGAAAAAGATAAAGTTGATTATTTAGAAAAATTACTAAAAGAGAAATAA
- a CDS encoding pseudouridine synthase, with the protein MLEILYQDEYIIAINKPSGLLVHKSFYARDAKVYAIQELRNQIGGQHVYPVHRLDRKTSGILLFTLDKEVLKIMNDRFATREVEKKYLAILRGWSPEELTIDYDLTNDDDVTQNAITYFHRLQNTEIELEFNNKPTSRYCLVEAIPETGRMHQLRKHFKHIFHPILGSRPHGCNKQNKLWLENFELKGMMLHAHQLIFNHPITNEKVILNAKVNEEFSRVGTILNLDLSKYQ; encoded by the coding sequence ATGTTAGAAATTCTTTACCAAGACGAATATATTATAGCAATTAATAAACCTAGCGGATTGTTGGTTCATAAATCATTTTATGCCCGCGATGCAAAAGTTTATGCTATTCAAGAATTACGAAATCAAATAGGAGGGCAGCATGTTTATCCGGTTCATCGGCTAGACCGAAAAACTTCTGGTATCTTGTTATTTACTTTGGATAAAGAAGTTCTGAAAATTATGAATGATCGTTTTGCTACTCGCGAAGTCGAAAAAAAATATTTAGCAATTTTACGTGGTTGGTCACCCGAGGAACTTACGATAGATTATGATTTAACCAATGATGATGACGTTACACAAAATGCGATAACATACTTTCATCGGTTGCAAAATACCGAAATTGAGTTAGAATTTAACAATAAACCAACTTCACGTTATTGTTTAGTAGAAGCAATTCCCGAAACTGGACGTATGCACCAATTGCGTAAACATTTTAAACATATTTTTCATCCCATTTTAGGAAGCCGTCCACATGGTTGCAACAAACAAAATAAATTGTGGTTAGAAAACTTTGAGCTGAAAGGTATGATGCTTCATGCACATCAGTTGATTTTTAATCATCCGATAACAAATGAAAAAGTGATCTTGAATGCTAAGGTTAATGAAGAGTTTAGCAGAGTAGGTACTATTCTTAATTTAGATTTGAGTAAGTATCAATAG
- a CDS encoding ATP-binding cassette domain-containing protein: protein MVNCLEIDSIVKNYGSRIILSDIFLKCETGDIVGLFGRNGAGKSTLFKIIFGTESAEHKHLKINGEIHQKPYLTKNTISYLPQFNFLPNNLTVKKAALLFLEITATDLFFTDPFIEKIVSKKINKLSGGELRYFEIKLILAQKSKFVILDEPFMGLSPIIIEEVKKNIIESSKTKGIIITDHSFANVLDISTKRYVIKDGRCNFFQHEDELIKYGYLSRNHSKIEY, encoded by the coding sequence ATGGTTAATTGCTTAGAGATTGATAGTATTGTTAAAAATTATGGGAGTAGAATTATCCTTTCAGATATTTTTTTAAAATGTGAGACAGGAGATATTGTTGGTCTTTTTGGCAGAAATGGCGCAGGGAAATCAACTTTGTTTAAAATAATTTTCGGAACTGAATCTGCAGAACATAAACATTTGAAGATTAATGGCGAAATTCATCAAAAACCATATTTAACAAAGAATACGATAAGTTATCTTCCGCAGTTTAATTTTCTTCCGAACAATCTCACTGTAAAAAAAGCAGCTTTACTTTTTTTAGAAATTACCGCTACTGATTTGTTTTTTACTGACCCATTTATAGAAAAAATTGTATCAAAGAAAATTAATAAACTTTCAGGTGGAGAATTAAGGTATTTTGAAATAAAATTGATTCTGGCTCAAAAAAGTAAATTCGTAATTCTAGATGAACCATTTATGGGTTTGTCTCCAATAATTATTGAGGAAGTCAAAAAAAATATAATCGAATCTTCTAAAACAAAGGGGATAATTATAACAGATCACAGTTTTGCAAATGTTTTAGACATTAGCACAAAAAGATACGTCATTAAAGATGGAAGGTGCAATTTTTTTCAGCATGAAGATGAATTGATTAAATATGGCTATCTCTCTCGTAACCATTCTAAAATTGAGTATTAG
- a CDS encoding outer membrane beta-barrel protein has translation MKKIIIIFIILLPFCSFSQIKINGIIKDDIGMITNANIVIAKNNKEIVKELTTNNAGYFECIIPKGTYVFTINHVDYEPHIAEHIIKENVVLNTITLERKVNVLGEVVIKSSTNLIKRKLDKTIFSVQKSPIASIGNGFDALKRTPGLILKNDEIAMLGKSGVKIMVEGKMVQLTGEDLKNFLKTISATDIKEIEIISNPSSKYEAEGNSGIVNIIFKRSKKNSWSNTIATTHTQAKFGKQSINNNFSYRKDKINLSLITGLDYGNTHRDQRVEIDFKEDPLKLKTIQKVNDNNFSTRFLFDYDLNENNKIGVQYAAVFSKSNINDNIKTSIFNNSNEINHYLFAKGDLNGNKKNHSFNLFYETKLDTTGKKITFNLDFLNFANDLESYLLSKKYNSNSEFLNIDFSNNSNINQNINNYNAKIDVEHPSEFANFQYGTKISFINTKNNNIYFDLITGAPVYDPTLSDNFNYQENIQAIYGTATKKISPKVEIQFGLRTEYTQTIGESKKLDQIDKNDYLKLFPTLFLSYKKNDENIYIFNYGRRIQRPDYSALNPLRYFVNSNISSQGNPNLKPAYIDNFELTHTYKDNLSTKLSFTKKTNAFGVVFNLNPETQEQLIGPENFFTNYSFALTENYQLPLFSWWKTDNTLFLNYSISDKTNNDIKATVKNGLEFYGSINNLFTLDKEGKILGEINFWYNSAYNDNIYKYLQASSVDIAFTYKSIYKDLNLSAGVFDIFNSSPRKMISEVNGIQQNYIAYSSNRYFKISLNYMLGNNKVKAPKRNFGNEEERNRSN, from the coding sequence ATGAAAAAAATAATCATAATATTTATAATACTACTTCCATTTTGTTCTTTCTCACAAATAAAAATAAATGGAATTATAAAAGATGACATAGGTATGATAACCAATGCAAACATCGTTATAGCTAAGAATAATAAAGAAATAGTCAAAGAATTAACCACAAATAATGCAGGCTATTTTGAATGTATCATTCCCAAAGGAACTTATGTATTTACAATTAACCACGTTGATTATGAACCTCATATAGCTGAACACATAATCAAAGAAAACGTAGTACTCAATACAATTACCTTAGAAAGAAAAGTGAATGTATTGGGAGAAGTAGTAATTAAAAGTTCTACAAATCTAATAAAGAGAAAACTGGATAAAACTATTTTTTCTGTCCAAAAAAGCCCAATAGCAAGTATTGGAAACGGATTTGATGCATTAAAAAGAACTCCTGGATTGATTTTAAAGAATGATGAAATTGCAATGTTAGGCAAAAGTGGTGTTAAAATAATGGTAGAAGGAAAAATGGTGCAACTAACTGGAGAAGATCTAAAAAATTTCTTAAAAACGATCTCTGCAACTGATATTAAAGAAATTGAAATAATTTCTAATCCATCCTCTAAATATGAAGCCGAAGGTAATAGCGGTATTGTGAACATCATTTTTAAAAGATCCAAAAAGAATTCGTGGAGTAATACTATTGCAACAACTCATACTCAGGCCAAATTTGGAAAACAATCAATAAATAATAATTTTAGTTACCGAAAAGATAAAATCAATCTTTCCTTAATTACAGGACTTGATTATGGTAATACACATAGAGATCAACGCGTTGAAATTGATTTTAAAGAAGATCCGCTTAAGCTAAAAACGATTCAGAAAGTAAACGATAATAACTTCTCAACAAGATTTTTGTTTGATTATGATTTAAATGAGAATAACAAAATAGGAGTTCAATATGCAGCAGTATTTTCAAAATCGAATATTAACGACAATATTAAAACTTCAATCTTTAATAATTCTAATGAAATCAACCATTATTTATTTGCTAAAGGAGATTTAAACGGAAACAAAAAAAATCATTCTTTTAATTTGTTTTACGAAACAAAACTCGATACAACAGGCAAAAAGATAACTTTTAACTTAGATTTTTTAAATTTTGCAAATGATCTAGAAAGTTATTTATTATCAAAAAAGTATAATTCAAATTCTGAATTTTTGAATATTGATTTTTCAAATAATTCAAATATAAACCAAAATATAAATAATTATAACGCAAAAATAGATGTTGAGCATCCGTCGGAATTTGCCAATTTTCAATATGGTACCAAAATCAGTTTTATCAATACCAAAAATAATAACATATACTTTGATCTCATAACAGGAGCTCCTGTCTACGACCCTACCCTTTCGGATAACTTTAATTATCAAGAAAATATTCAGGCAATATATGGTACTGCAACTAAAAAGATTAGTCCAAAAGTTGAAATTCAATTTGGATTAAGAACTGAATATACACAAACCATAGGTGAATCAAAAAAATTAGACCAAATTGATAAAAACGATTATCTAAAACTTTTTCCAACTTTATTTTTATCGTACAAAAAGAATGACGAAAACATATATATATTTAATTACGGAAGAAGGATTCAAAGACCAGATTATTCAGCATTAAATCCCTTGCGTTATTTTGTAAATAGCAACATCTCATCTCAAGGAAATCCAAATTTAAAGCCTGCTTATATTGATAATTTTGAATTAACACATACTTATAAAGACAATTTAAGCACCAAATTATCTTTCACAAAAAAAACAAACGCTTTTGGTGTAGTATTTAATCTCAATCCCGAAACACAAGAACAATTAATAGGTCCCGAAAATTTCTTTACAAATTATAGTTTCGCTTTAACCGAAAATTATCAATTACCTCTTTTTTCATGGTGGAAAACAGATAACACCCTATTCTTAAATTATTCGATTTCAGATAAAACAAACAACGATATAAAAGCAACGGTTAAAAACGGACTTGAATTTTATGGCTCAATAAATAATCTTTTCACGCTAGATAAAGAAGGAAAAATTCTGGGAGAAATCAATTTTTGGTATAACTCAGCTTATAATGACAACATATATAAATATTTGCAGGCATCATCAGTAGATATTGCTTTTACGTACAAATCAATATACAAAGATTTAAACCTTTCTGCAGGTGTATTTGATATTTTTAATTCTAGTCCTAGAAAAATGATTTCAGAGGTTAATGGCATACAACAAAACTATATTGCGTATTCAAGCAATCGCTATTTCAAAATTTCGCTCAATTATATGTTAGGAAACAATAAGGTTAAAGCTCCAAAAAGAAATTTTGGAAACGAAGAAGAAAGAAATAGAAGTAATTAA